Proteins found in one Sardina pilchardus chromosome 3, fSarPil1.1, whole genome shotgun sequence genomic segment:
- the becn1 gene encoding beclin-1 yields MEGSKSSGSTTQVSFVCQRCSQPLKLDTSFNVLDKVTIHELIAPLVTVTPSKQTDSSEVESAPEETFVESKQDGVSRKYIPPARMMSTESANSFTLIGEASDGGTMENLSRRLKVTSDLFDIMSGQTDVDHPLCEECTDTLLDHLDTQLNITENECQNYKSCLELLSHLEEEEESSLLAELHALSAEEEVLIQELETIELQREAVAKELSQGRAHSQQLDTEELQYQKEYCEFKRQQLELDDELKSVDNQMRYCQIQLDRLKKTNVFNATFHIWHSGQFGTINNFRLGRLPSVPVEWNEINAAWGQTVLLLHALANKMGLRFQRYRLVPYGNHSYLESLTDKSKELPLYCSGGLRFFWDNKFDHAMVAFLDCVQQFKEEVERGDTGFCLPYRMDVEKGKIEDTGGSGGSYSIKTQFNSEEQWTKALKFMLTNLKWGLAWVSSQFYNR; encoded by the exons ATGGAGGGCTCCAAGTCCTCCGGCAGCACTACGCAGGTCAGCTTCGTGTGTCAGCGCTGCAGTCAACCTCTGAAGCTGGACACCTCCTTCAATGTTCTGGACAAGGTCACCATCCACGAACTCATAG CGCCATTGGTTACAGTAACGCCGAGCAAACAGACCGACAGCAGTGAAGTGGAAAGTGCACCCGAG GAGACATTTGTGGAAAGCAAGCAAGATGGAGTCTCAAGAAAGTACATCCCCCCTGCCAG GATGATGTCGACTGAGAGTGCCAACAGCTTCACACTGATTGGCGAGGCATCAGACGGGGGCACCATGGAGAACCTAAGCCGGAGGTTAAAG GTAACCAGTGACCTCTTTGACATCATGTCGGGCCAGACGGACGTGGACCACCCGCTGTGTGAGGAGTGCACTGACACACTGCTCGACCATCTGGACACGCAGCTCAACATCACCGAGAACGAGTGCCAGAACTATAA GAGCTGTCTGGAGCTGCTGTCgcacctggaggaggaggaggagtcgtCCCTGCTGGCGGAGCTGCACGCGCTCagtgcggaggaggaggtgctgatcCAGGAGCTGGAGACCATCGAGCTGCAGCGGGAGGCCGTGGCCAAGGAGCTCAGCCAGGGACGCGCACACTCCCAGCAGCTGGACACCGAGGAGCTGCA gtaCCAGAAAGAGTACTGTGAGTTCAAGCGgcagcagctggagctggacgATGAGCTGAAGAGCGTTGATAATCAGATGCGCTACTGCCAGATCCAGCTGGACCGGCTGAAGAAGACCAACGTCTTCAACGCCACCTTCCACATCTG gcatAGTGGGCAATTTGGGACCATAAATAACTTCCGTTTGGGGCGTCTGCCGAGCGTTCCAGTCGAGTGGAACGAGATCAACGCTGCCTGGGGTCAAACTGTCCTGCTGCTCCACGCCCTGGCCAACAAGATGGGGCTACGCttccagag GTACCGCCTGGTGCCATACGGAAACCACTCCTACCTGGAGTCCCTCACGGACAAGTCTAAG GAGCTGCCCCTGTACTGCTCTGGGGGCCTGCGCTTCTTCTGGGACAACAAGTTTGACCACGCCATGGTGGCCTTCCTGGACTGCGTGCAGCAGTttaaagaggaggtggagagaggggacaCCGGCTTCTGCTTACCATACAG gatggACGTGGAGAAGGGGAAGATCGAGGACACGGGCGGGAGTGGCGGTTCCTACTCCATCAAGACCCAGTTTAACTCGGAGGAGCAGTGGACCAAAGCACTCAAGTTCATGCTCACCAACCTCAAGTGGGGGCTCGCCTGGGTGTCCTCCCAGTTCTATAACCGCTAG
- the LOC134077527 gene encoding ubiquitin-like gives MQLQVKFLNGETYPLEVSPSMTVRDLKKRIQLLSGDAPARLKLNANGTNFSNDSSTLSAIGLQSGPIMALVQDPAPIQVFLKNDKGLIKTYDVVPGETVTEFKSKVYNKEKVPVEQQRLIYNGKQLEDRRKLEDYGIESGSTIHLMLRLRGG, from the coding sequence ATGCAGCTCCAGGTCAAATTTCTGAACGGCGAGACCTACCCCCTGGAGGTGAGCCCAAGTATGACCGTTAGAGATCTAAAGAAACGCATCCAGCTGCTGAGTGGCGATGCACCTGCGCGTCTGAAGCTCAACGCCAACGGGACCAACTTCAGCAATGATTCCAGTACACTCAGTGCCATCGGCTTGCAGTCTGGTCCCATCATGGCTCTGGTACAGGATCCCGCACCTATCCAGGTGTTCCTAAAGAACGATAAGGGTCTGATAAAAACCTATGACGTGGTGCCAGGTGAAACAGTCACCGAATTCAAAAGCAAGGTCTACAACAAGGAGAAGGTTCCAGTGGAGCAGCAGAGACTGATCTACAATGGCAAACAGCTGGAAGATCGACGAAAGCTGGAGGACTATGGCATTGAGTCAGGGAGCACCATCCATCTCATGCTCCGACTCAGAGGAGGTTGA
- the LOC134077524 gene encoding polyubiquitin-like: MQLQVKFLNGAPYNLTVDPSITVGELKTRIGSLSGDAPAHLKLNANGTNFSNDSSTLGAIGLQSGLIMALIQNPAPIQVIQDPAPIQVFVKNEKGQTKTYDVAPGETVTDLKRKVYNKERVKEDQQRLIYNGKQLEDQQKLKDYGIKSGSTIQLTFRLRGG; the protein is encoded by the coding sequence ATGCAGCTCCAGGTCAAATTCCTGAACGGCGCACCTTACAACCTGACGGTGGACCCAAGTATCACCGTTGGAGAATTAAAGACACGCATCGGATCGCTGAGCGGCGATGCACCTGCACATCTGAAGCTCAACGCAAACGGGACCAACTTCAGCAATGATTCCAGTACACTCGGTGCCATCGGCTTGCAGTCTGGTCTCATCATGGCTCTGATACAGAACCCCGCCCCTATTCAGGTGATACAAGATCCCGCCCCTATTCAGGTGTTCGTGAAGAATGAGAAAGGTCAGACTAAAACCTATGACGTGGCGCCAGGTGAAACAGTCACTGATCTCAAACGCAAAGTCTACAACAAGGAGAGGGTTAAAGAGGACCAGCAGAGACTGATTTACAATGGCAAGCAACTGGAAGATCAACAAAAGCTGAAGGACTATGGCATTAAGTCAGGGAGCACCATCCAGCTCACATTCCGACTCAGAGGAGGTTGA
- the LOC134077525 gene encoding uncharacterized protein LOC134077525, which translates to MERIRLEIKFLNGETYPLEVSPSMTVGGLKRSIQLLSGDAPARLKLNENGTNFSNDSSTLGAIGLRSGSRIMALVKDPAPIQVFLKNEKGQTKTYDVAPGETVDEFKRKVHIKEKVPVEQQRLIYNGKHLEEGRKLEDYGIESESTIYLTLRLRGG; encoded by the exons ATGGAAAG AATACGGCTTGAAATCAAATTCCTGAACGGCGAGACCTACCCCCTGGAGGTGAGCCCAAGTATGACCGTTGGAGGGTTAAAGAGAAGTATCCAGTTGCTGAGTGGTGATGCACCTGCGCGTCTGAAGCTCAACGAAAACGGGACCAACTTCAGCAATGATTCCAGTACGCTCGGTGCCATCGGCTTGCGGTCTGGATCCAGAATCATGGCTCTGGTAAAGGATCCTGCGCCTATCCAGGTGTTCCTAAAGAACGAGAAAGGTCAGACTAAAACCTATGACGTGGCGCCAGGTGAAACAGTCGACGAATTCAAACGCAAGGTCCACATCAAGGAGAAGGTTCCAGTGGAACAGCAAAGACTGATCTACAATGGCAAACATCTGGAAGAAGGGCGAAAGCTGGAGGACTATGGCATTGAGTCAGAGAGCACCATCTATCTCACACTCCGACTCAGAGGAGGTTGA
- the LOC134077517 gene encoding uncharacterized protein LOC134077517: protein MRSEFRILLCGGTGVGKSAAGNTILGSKQFVSGTRPHPVTQLCETRTTAIRGKKIIVIDTPSTDEPELRDEFQRCLSSSEALPVIFLLVTPLGVRAAKALRVLDSLQTIFPGHEVDEFAVVLFTGGDRLEELGERQKEIEEDSETQHLLTRCGNRQHTFNNEVEDQSQVLQLVAKINRLLHQSKGGQSYKDINNMKAKKRSVEQAEEEEIDIWNWPDYKIELPVECGSKTGVLHREKMAKGEKCIEFDGSWFTPTKFEAFAGKGSCKKWKQTIRCQNIPLARLIQDGHLTCPFFTKKDLNGDQDEFPMWAPDGSLIETGDLKLILTGVEGELPVGILTERLLGKDVIMDDVQDSLQDSALTVTCKKVERTPQKSHSPTSGSHKNSKAGSKKEDASHRNKDTLSPQKEEVSNKNGTKDNFDVSIFQENSLPVTCRKATGILQKDRFSSGKTGKCIRTSGRWMTPEEFVQEAAGLKSGKWRRDICCHGEPLATLIENQILQLHSLLCECDVCKSKDPSDQNNDDLCFICCQDTELVCCDGCPRSFHHACHLPALDQNLGDRWMCTFCIMEKSKELCHRTRTLEEALDGGILPNMLHCQYLLLYLLKEDKELIFMQDPCLTFDNYAAVISKPMWIDKIIKKLRGEYSKVGEFVADMRLIFKNCTTFNKNNEYGKMGARLKDLFEKKFKWVFSIK from the exons ATGCGGTCGGAGTTCAGAATCCTTCTCTGTGGGGGCACCGGGGTTGGGAAGAGTGCAGCGGGCAACACAATTCTGGGCAGCAAGCAGTTTGTTTCTGGAACTAGACCTCATCCAGTCACGCAGTTGTGTGAAACACGAACAACTGCGATCCGAGGAAAGAAAATCATTGTCATTGATACACCAAGCACAGACGAGCCTGAGCTGAGAGATGAATTTCAGCGTTGCCTCAGTTCGTCCGAAGCACTACCCGTAATCTTTCTTCTTGTCACTCCACTGGGGGTTCGTGCAGCCAAAGCCTTGAGAGTGCTGGATTCTCTTCAGACAATCTTCCCAGGACACGAGGTGGATGAGTTTGCCGTCGTGTTGTTTACGGGTGGAGATAGGCTCGAAGAGCTTGGtgaaagacagaaggagatTGAGGAGGACAGCGAAACACAACATCTTTTAACTCGCTGTGGCAATAGGCAGCACACGTTCAACAATGAAGTCGAAGATCAGTCGCAAGTATTGCAGCTCGTTGCCAAAATCAACAGGTTGCTGCATCAGAGCAAAGGCGGCCAATCATATAAGGATATCAACAATATGAAGGCAAAGAAAAGGAGTGTGGAACAAGCAGAGGAAG AGGAGATTGACATCTGGAACTGGCCAGACTACAAGATCGAGCTTCCTGTGGAGTGTGGAAGTAAGACAGGTGTGCTTCACAGGGAAAAGATGGCTAAAG GAGAAAAGTGCATTGAATTCGATGGCAGCTGGTTTACTCCGACAAAGTTTGAGGCATTTGCTGGCAAGGGTTCTTGCAAGAAGTGGAAGCAGACTATCCGGTGCCAAAATATCCCACTGGCACGTCTCATTCAG GATGGCCATTTGACATGCCCCTTTTTCACAAAAAAAGACCTCAATGGAGATCAG gATGAATTTCCCATGTGGGCCCCCGATGGCTCCCTTATTG AAACCGGGGATTTAAAGCTCATACTCACAGGAGTGGAAGGAGAACTTCCAGTCGGAATCTTGACAGAGAGGCTGCTGGGTAAAGATGTCATCATGGACGATGTCCAGGACAGCCTGCAGGACAGTGCACTGACCGTCACATGTAAAAAGGTGGAGAGGACCCCTCAGAAGAGTCACTCACCTACTTCAG GGTCCCACAAGAATTCGAAGGCAGGGAGCAAAAAGGAGGATGCCAGTCACAGAAACAAAGACACATTGTCTccacagaaggaggaggtgTCAAATAAAAATGGCACCAAGGACAACTTTGATGTTTCCATCTTTCAGGAGAATTCATTGCCTGTCACTTGTCGAAAAGCAACAGGAATTCTTCAGAAGGATCGGTTTTCCTCAG GAAAAACGGGCAAATGCATCAGGACGTCGGGTCGCTGGATGACCCCTGAGGAGTTTGTGCAAGAGGCAGCGGGCCTCAAGAGCGGGAAATGGAGGCGGGACATTTGCTGCCATGGCGAACCCCTCGCCACCCTTATTGAG AACCAGATTCTGCAACTTCATTCTCTGCtttgtgagtgtgatgtgtgcaaGTCTAAAGACCCA TCCGACCAGAACAACGATGACCTCTGCTTTATCTGCTGCCAAGACACTGAGTTGGTGTGCTGCGACGGCTGTCCTCGGTCGTTCCACCACGCATGCCACCTACCCGCACTGGATCAGAACCTCGG AGACCGGTGGATGTGCACCTTCTGCATCATGGAGAAGTCCAAAGAGCTCTGCCATCGCACGAGGACTCTGGAGGAGGCCCTAGACGGCGGGATCTTGCCCAACATGCTG CACTGCCAATATCTACTTCTGTATCTGTTAAAAGAAGACAAGGAGCTCATCTTCATGCAGGACCCTTGTctgact TTTGACAACTATGCTGCGGTCATCAGCAAGCCCATGTGGATAGACAAGATTATCAAGAAGCTTCGGGGAGAGTACAGTAAAGTGGGAGAGTTTGTTGCTGATATGCGGCTCATCTTCAAGAACTGCACCACGTttaataag AACAACGAGTATGGGAAAATGGGAGCCAGACTGAAGGATTTATTTGAAAAGAAGTTCAAATGGGTCTTCAGCATTAAATAG